The proteins below come from a single Roseiflexus sp. RS-1 genomic window:
- a CDS encoding ATP-binding protein, which yields MASIPPSFRIILLGDIRFEVAEAHTVLPQRESLRRLAVHLALQPRQPLARKQLAFTLWPDDDPASALANLRRHLHLLRTLLPPVAREWLVVSSQHVVWNAPPDCYVDVHAFEREWATVQDMEAAAGLYRGELAPGIDTDDDILVRREELRQRYLALLRSLAHAWMERGDWDRAGRWARRLVTHEPWDEDAVRLAMTAMARAGNRTAALDMYQTLARDLQRELHVQPAPETTALYHDILHRRLTCAAQPDRSTVPVFIGRADELRQLTDLMRSAVQGQGRIVFVSGQPGVGKTSLVQEAIRRFVDLNKAQPVHVFYGYCQPMSNARDDRPYAPWRHILTAAATHLAQSAGSAAEWLSRLLPLVPDLAALRPELIASSQPDAAALCSAIRRSVQALALRRPLFLIIEDVHWIDTWSLDALIDLADVCLSLPLLIIVTHRSGFMMPSLLSAKRTLRRQRCAFDLHVQPLTPSEANRLLEQALGSAIDAATLEEIRRYAGGIPLFLREAIDSLRESQQQRLSKEKGLAGLRDSLRLRLRDIGERNRHMLEAAAILGFSFADDELRHMLNWLPSAYASALDDLIARRLLIDTVTHGSDEYTFSHHLIHHLILSDIPAERAAHLHEQAARSLEMVHAGRSGYAARIATHYETAGCALAAARFWMVHARESTDLAAFDQALKSVAHAESLLAGTSREVREVQAQAAVQRGVIALHRGETASALSLLQHAIERSRAFPSLYMYALVTHAYALSTRDHAEEAYATASQALELATLLHDTASIVRALNIRGVSALMLGRVHDAIEDLQHACASIDQMRQDDADLRSVVAQTTQSLNHLGTALVFAQEYTQARKILDQTVAMAQHSGLRRLEAAALTMIGQMTLNCGRYDDAVQIYTRSIDVAGESYKPGMWGKYAGRGWAYVRMGECAAARQDFTLGLQVAEQVNSQYGTLLMQTYLTFVDLAQGRMPAMSLTHLAALASDAQIHPVVYIASLLAGHLWRLLGDPHRAMEMHERALQAAYAANVPSFVLHARAQQVCDQLLAAPDAAGFAGADAIIEQARCADERPIQSLGWLARAGGLFRLGQIDEAVLSVEKGVIMARACPDQPLIGEGLALLTQIRAASDRSAAYNAELAEARLIAERYFAPLAIPLTMPQAHALRRMCLEVLLPSSAQCVSASNQPAVINVSRKRRAMS from the coding sequence ATGGCATCGATCCCGCCTTCTTTTCGCATTATTCTCCTGGGTGATATTCGCTTCGAGGTTGCAGAGGCACATACGGTTTTGCCACAGCGCGAGAGTTTGCGCCGCCTGGCAGTGCACCTGGCGCTCCAACCTCGTCAGCCGCTTGCGCGCAAACAACTGGCGTTCACCCTCTGGCCCGACGATGATCCCGCCAGTGCACTGGCAAACCTGCGCCGTCATCTGCATCTGTTGCGCACGCTCCTGCCGCCTGTCGCCCGTGAGTGGCTGGTTGTTTCGAGCCAGCACGTTGTCTGGAATGCTCCGCCTGACTGCTATGTCGATGTGCATGCGTTCGAGCGCGAATGGGCGACTGTGCAGGACATGGAGGCTGCCGCCGGACTCTATCGTGGTGAACTGGCGCCGGGCATCGACACCGACGACGATATTCTCGTTCGACGTGAGGAGTTGCGGCAGCGCTACCTGGCGCTGCTGCGATCACTGGCGCACGCCTGGATGGAGCGCGGCGATTGGGATCGCGCCGGGCGGTGGGCGCGCCGGTTGGTGACGCACGAGCCGTGGGACGAAGACGCAGTGCGCCTGGCGATGACTGCTATGGCGCGTGCGGGCAACCGCACTGCAGCGCTCGACATGTACCAGACGCTGGCGCGCGATCTGCAACGTGAGTTGCACGTCCAACCGGCGCCGGAGACGACTGCGCTCTACCACGACATCCTGCACCGCCGCCTGACGTGTGCCGCGCAGCCTGATCGTTCAACAGTTCCCGTGTTTATCGGCCGCGCCGATGAACTCCGCCAGTTGACCGATCTGATGCGCAGCGCCGTGCAGGGGCAGGGACGAATCGTGTTCGTCTCAGGTCAGCCCGGCGTGGGCAAAACATCGCTGGTGCAGGAGGCGATCCGGAGGTTTGTCGATCTGAACAAAGCGCAACCGGTGCATGTGTTCTACGGGTATTGTCAACCAATGAGCAATGCCCGCGATGACCGCCCGTATGCACCGTGGCGACATATCCTGACCGCAGCGGCGACACACCTTGCCCAAAGCGCGGGGAGCGCCGCAGAGTGGCTCAGTCGCCTGTTGCCGCTCGTCCCTGATCTGGCGGCGCTGCGTCCTGAACTGATCGCGTCGTCTCAACCGGATGCCGCCGCGCTGTGTTCCGCCATACGCCGGAGTGTGCAGGCGCTTGCGCTGCGCCGACCACTGTTTCTGATCATCGAGGATGTGCACTGGATCGATACCTGGTCGCTCGATGCGCTGATCGATCTGGCTGATGTCTGTCTCTCGCTCCCGCTGCTGATCATTGTCACCCACCGATCCGGTTTCATGATGCCCTCGTTGCTGTCCGCCAAACGAACCCTGCGCCGTCAGCGTTGCGCGTTCGACCTCCATGTCCAGCCACTCACGCCGTCTGAAGCCAACCGCTTGCTGGAACAGGCGCTCGGAAGCGCCATTGATGCCGCGACGCTCGAAGAGATCAGGCGCTATGCTGGCGGTATACCACTCTTTTTGCGCGAGGCGATTGACAGTCTGCGCGAATCGCAGCAGCAGCGTCTGTCGAAGGAAAAGGGTCTGGCAGGATTGCGTGATTCGCTCAGGCTGCGACTGCGCGATATTGGCGAGCGCAACCGTCATATGCTGGAAGCGGCGGCTATCCTGGGTTTCTCGTTCGCCGATGACGAATTGCGGCACATGCTCAACTGGTTGCCATCGGCGTACGCATCGGCGCTGGACGACCTGATCGCCCGCCGGTTGTTGATCGATACGGTCACTCACGGCAGCGATGAGTACACGTTTTCGCACCATCTTATCCATCATCTGATTCTGAGCGACATTCCTGCCGAACGAGCCGCCCACCTCCATGAACAGGCTGCCCGCAGTCTGGAGATGGTTCATGCTGGTCGGAGCGGATACGCTGCCAGGATCGCTACGCATTACGAGACGGCAGGGTGTGCGCTTGCAGCAGCGCGTTTCTGGATGGTGCATGCCCGCGAGAGCACCGATCTGGCGGCATTCGATCAGGCATTGAAGTCCGTTGCGCACGCCGAATCGCTGCTGGCGGGAACGAGTCGTGAGGTGCGCGAAGTGCAGGCGCAGGCTGCCGTGCAACGCGGGGTGATTGCACTGCATCGGGGCGAGACGGCGTCGGCGCTCAGTTTGTTGCAGCACGCAATCGAGCGGAGTCGTGCGTTTCCTTCGCTCTATATGTACGCGCTGGTCACCCATGCCTACGCGCTCTCCACCCGCGATCACGCTGAAGAAGCGTATGCAACCGCGTCGCAGGCGCTCGAACTGGCAACGCTGTTGCACGACACCGCCAGCATCGTGCGCGCGCTCAATATTCGCGGCGTCAGCGCCCTGATGCTTGGTCGGGTGCATGACGCCATCGAGGACTTGCAGCATGCCTGCGCCAGCATTGATCAGATGCGTCAGGATGATGCCGATCTCCGCAGTGTGGTCGCACAGACGACGCAAAGCCTGAATCATCTCGGAACGGCGCTGGTCTTCGCGCAGGAGTACACACAGGCGCGCAAGATACTCGATCAGACGGTTGCGATGGCGCAGCACAGCGGTCTGCGCCGATTAGAAGCGGCTGCGCTGACCATGATCGGTCAGATGACGCTCAACTGCGGTCGCTACGACGACGCGGTTCAGATCTATACCCGATCAATCGACGTGGCAGGCGAGTCGTACAAACCCGGTATGTGGGGGAAATATGCCGGGCGTGGCTGGGCATATGTGAGAATGGGCGAATGCGCCGCAGCCCGTCAGGATTTCACACTGGGTTTACAGGTCGCAGAACAGGTGAACAGCCAGTACGGGACGCTGCTGATGCAGACCTACCTGACCTTCGTCGATCTTGCGCAGGGGCGCATGCCCGCAATGTCACTGACGCACCTGGCAGCGCTCGCCAGTGACGCTCAGATTCATCCGGTCGTGTATATCGCCAGTCTGCTGGCGGGTCATCTCTGGCGTCTGCTGGGGGATCCACACCGGGCGATGGAAATGCACGAACGCGCATTACAGGCGGCATACGCGGCAAACGTGCCTTCATTTGTGCTGCACGCCCGCGCCCAGCAGGTCTGCGACCAGTTGCTGGCTGCGCCCGACGCCGCTGGATTTGCCGGGGCGGATGCGATCATCGAGCAGGCGCGGTGCGCCGATGAACGCCCGATCCAATCGCTCGGATGGCTGGCGCGCGCTGGCGGTCTCTTTCGGCTCGGCCAGATCGATGAAGCCGTACTGTCGGTGGAGAAGGGTGTGATCATGGCGCGCGCCTGCCCCGATCAACCGCTGATCGGCGAGGGATTGGCGCTGCTGACGCAAATCCGGGCTGCCTCCGATCGCTCTGCGGCATACAACGCAGAACTGGCTGAAGCGCGGTTGATCGCTGAACGATACTTTGCCCCGCTCGCCATCCCCCTGACTATGCCGCAGGCGCATGCATTGCGCAGGATGTGCCTGGAAGTTCTCCTCCCGTCAAGCGCGCAATGCGTATCTGCCAGCAATCAACCGGCAGTCATTAACGTTTCCCGGAAACGCCGCGCAATGTCGTAA
- a CDS encoding tetratricopeptide repeat protein, with protein MPITISFQRTAIDRVEAQIDAQLAASFEPAALMVDQPLFSQRPAPADPRAYGQRLFAALGGDTFRAALARLPRAPHMDSLIAIQTADAELASIPWEYLHDGADFLILNYLLVREVPDAPLPAPPAPDLPWRLVVMGSDPLVQEVRDPKTGLFTGYAPMQRLKVVQELDLLRDDLLRQNPPAPIRWQRIAPTRQALIDDLDPREPILFHYTGHGDVENGAPVLCFDDGTGCMDPRPVNDLAADLRGLVYLAFLNACRTADSREPGANLALALVQHGIPAVLGTQYQVLDEAAAHVARTFYRLLASGQHPAQALYRARLQLKNQFRSEPREWAIPVLYLAQNYAWQVQRPVLNEPLRPLEPPVPHTTQLRAPDQSAGRFVGRNKELLDLARLFINEQRRIVTIRGAGGMGKTALVNALAERLRFHFRDGIVAVSLFLPGENAPLRAAQVRRDLATLLGLQHPAFDLPDAVKEQELALVEAARARPRLLLIWDNYETVLWRLGREASDPSSAPFDEAQRTEAAAVQRLVRLLADKGVHLIFTSRQSPVGLAGETFYPPAERGHQLGGLDPNDSVRLLRMRVGQRLPSTTFLEQLAAAVGYNPLAMNLAAARWANSQDDEPTFIANLRDELSKARDPAAPMYQQSSVEINVRLSLNALPADLRADLLALTIIANPVIIPRHGAVIWGLEDETQWFDDQAHTRLEQLHQASLLQGQGYDEQRNRAHAYSLHPLIASVLSRLAQELDLSDARARYAAWSDHLVSRAYDPEHGIDADPAVAAQTQFLLADIAAAVPYLPPEQRGWAAWRAASVFERLGQPEQAYQSITLAEATARETENQELLSRVYHQRATLLETRGDLDGAMRLYEQSLAIQESLGDVRGTSATLHAMAGVLVTRGDLDGAMRLYEQSLAIKESLGDVRGKSATLHQMAGVLVTRGDLDGAMRLYEQSLAIQESLGDVRGKSATLHQMAGVLVTRGDLDGAMRLYEQSLAIKESLGDVRGKSATLHAMAGVLVTRGDLDGAMRLYEQSLAIQESLGDVRGKSATLHAMAGVLVTRGDLDGAMRLYEQSLASDESLGDVRGTSATLHNMAHVLETRGDLDGAMRLYEQSLAIQESLGDVRGKSATLHAMAGVLETRGDLDGAMRLYEQSLAIKESLGDVRGTSATLHQMAGVLVTRGDLDGAMRLYEQSLAIQESLGDVRGKSATLHQMAGVLVTRGDLDGAMRLYEQSLAIQESLGDVRGKSATLVMMAQIQFARGDHETALRNARESLRLLQAMGAAPDAAKVAEIVQQMEAALAGGASPQPAAFTPARLVGALIGAVVRVQRGQMPAADLRADLERLSAEATLTPITTALLAALDGAADAAATLLVAAEPLLAQGAAAERADALAGIGNLAALLDDHATELRAREAAVAAFRAAGDDRQSLVNLSIALYNLAMLYARQGNHAAAVPLLEEVVALDERTGHPDLASDRAKLEEMRRHAAGLPEVSLVDVIAEWRDGDRDHEQFVNLLNLVCNLYVQTMSDGSSDQRERLAEDLAHLRAIRPLPVAGANDFLAVLQLRLRDEPGMTERAARIAATLPAQLAQALAMMDQAISGEPVAPPADSDEQEAAAAMAAMLSGLPPEQRAELQILAQVVPLVLHGIGLLRQPDLTAAERGRFAEVLEQAASQAETGETAGSPWLAAAGVLRQVAGWLKGAPAAPDTLPEPYRSLVMRMLEGAGDE; from the coding sequence ATGCCGATCACGATCTCTTTCCAGCGGACCGCCATTGATCGCGTGGAAGCGCAGATTGATGCGCAGCTGGCGGCATCCTTCGAGCCGGCGGCCCTGATGGTTGATCAGCCCCTCTTTTCACAACGCCCGGCGCCCGCCGATCCACGGGCGTATGGGCAGCGCCTGTTCGCCGCATTGGGCGGTGATACGTTCCGCGCTGCGCTGGCGCGCCTGCCGCGCGCCCCGCATATGGATAGCCTGATCGCCATCCAGACCGCCGATGCGGAACTGGCGTCCATTCCCTGGGAGTACCTGCACGACGGCGCCGATTTCCTGATCCTCAACTATCTGCTGGTGCGCGAGGTGCCCGATGCGCCGCTTCCTGCGCCGCCTGCGCCTGACCTGCCCTGGCGGCTGGTGGTCATGGGCAGCGACCCGCTGGTACAGGAGGTGCGTGATCCGAAAACAGGGTTGTTCACCGGCTATGCGCCGATGCAGCGGCTCAAGGTTGTGCAGGAACTCGACCTGCTGCGCGATGACCTGCTGCGCCAGAACCCGCCCGCGCCGATCCGCTGGCAGCGCATCGCGCCGACCCGCCAGGCGCTGATTGACGATCTCGACCCGCGCGAACCGATCCTGTTCCACTATACCGGTCACGGCGACGTTGAGAACGGGGCGCCGGTGCTCTGCTTCGACGACGGTACCGGCTGTATGGACCCGCGTCCGGTGAACGACCTGGCCGCCGATCTGCGCGGATTGGTCTATCTTGCCTTCCTGAACGCCTGCCGCACCGCCGATAGCCGCGAGCCGGGGGCGAATCTGGCGCTGGCGCTGGTGCAACACGGCATTCCGGCGGTGCTGGGAACCCAGTACCAGGTGCTCGACGAAGCTGCTGCCCATGTTGCCCGTACCTTCTATCGCTTGCTCGCGTCAGGCCAGCATCCGGCGCAGGCCCTCTATCGGGCGCGTTTGCAGCTCAAGAACCAGTTTCGCAGCGAGCCGCGCGAGTGGGCGATTCCCGTGCTTTACCTTGCCCAGAACTATGCCTGGCAGGTGCAACGCCCGGTCCTGAATGAGCCGCTGCGCCCGCTGGAACCGCCTGTACCACACACCACACAACTGCGCGCCCCCGATCAATCAGCCGGGCGTTTCGTTGGCCGGAACAAGGAACTGCTGGATCTGGCGCGCCTCTTCATCAACGAGCAGCGAAGGATCGTCACGATTCGCGGCGCGGGCGGGATGGGTAAGACAGCCCTGGTCAACGCGCTTGCCGAACGGCTGCGCTTTCACTTCCGCGATGGAATCGTGGCGGTGAGCCTGTTCCTGCCCGGCGAAAACGCGCCGTTGCGCGCGGCTCAGGTGCGCCGCGACCTTGCGACGCTGCTGGGTCTCCAGCATCCGGCGTTCGATCTGCCTGACGCGGTGAAAGAGCAGGAACTCGCGCTGGTCGAGGCCGCGCGCGCCCGACCGCGCCTGCTGCTGATCTGGGACAACTACGAGACCGTGCTCTGGCGACTGGGGCGTGAAGCGAGCGACCCGAGCAGCGCCCCCTTCGATGAAGCGCAACGCACCGAAGCGGCGGCTGTGCAGCGCCTGGTGCGGTTGCTGGCCGACAAGGGCGTGCACCTGATCTTTACCTCGCGCCAGTCGCCGGTCGGGCTGGCAGGCGAAACCTTCTACCCGCCCGCCGAACGGGGCCACCAGCTCGGCGGGCTGGACCCGAACGATAGCGTGCGCCTGCTGCGCATGCGGGTCGGGCAGCGCCTCCCTTCAACGACATTTCTCGAACAGCTGGCAGCCGCCGTCGGCTACAACCCGCTGGCGATGAACCTGGCCGCCGCCCGCTGGGCGAACAGCCAGGACGATGAACCGACCTTCATTGCCAACCTGCGTGACGAACTGAGCAAAGCGCGCGACCCCGCCGCCCCGATGTACCAGCAGTCATCGGTCGAAATCAACGTGCGCCTCTCGCTCAATGCGCTGCCTGCCGACCTGCGCGCCGATCTGCTGGCGTTGACGATCATCGCCAACCCGGTCATCATCCCCCGGCACGGCGCGGTGATCTGGGGGCTGGAAGATGAAACCCAATGGTTTGACGACCAGGCCCACACCCGCCTGGAGCAGTTGCATCAGGCGTCGCTCCTGCAGGGCCAGGGCTATGACGAGCAGCGTAACCGCGCGCACGCCTACAGCCTGCACCCACTGATCGCCAGCGTGCTGAGCCGGCTGGCGCAGGAGCTCGACCTGAGCGACGCGCGCGCGCGCTATGCTGCCTGGAGCGATCACCTGGTGAGCCGGGCATACGATCCGGAACACGGCATCGACGCCGACCCTGCTGTGGCGGCGCAGACACAATTCTTGCTCGCCGACATCGCCGCCGCTGTTCCATACCTGCCCCCCGAACAGCGTGGCTGGGCAGCCTGGCGGGCAGCCTCGGTCTTCGAGCGCCTGGGCCAGCCTGAACAGGCGTACCAGAGCATTACACTGGCAGAGGCAACTGCAAGAGAAACTGAGAATCAGGAGCTGCTTAGCCGGGTCTACCACCAGCGGGCAACCTTGCTGGAGACGCGCGGCGACCTCGACGGGGCGATGCGCCTCTACGAGCAGTCCCTCGCCATCCAGGAAAGCCTGGGCGATGTGCGCGGCACGAGCGCCACGCTCCACGCGATGGCCGGCGTGCTGGTGACGCGCGGCGACCTCGACGGGGCGATGCGCCTCTACGAGCAGTCCCTCGCCATCAAGGAAAGCCTGGGCGATGTGCGCGGCAAGAGCGCCACGCTCCACCAAATGGCCGGCGTGCTGGTGACGCGCGGCGACCTCGACGGGGCGATGCGCCTCTACGAGCAGTCCCTCGCCATCCAGGAAAGCCTGGGCGATGTGCGCGGCAAGAGCGCCACGCTCCACCAAATGGCCGGCGTGCTGGTGACGCGCGGCGACCTCGACGGGGCGATGCGCCTCTACGAGCAGTCCCTCGCCATCAAGGAAAGCCTGGGCGATGTGCGCGGCAAGAGCGCCACGCTCCACGCGATGGCCGGCGTGCTGGTGACGCGCGGCGACCTCGACGGGGCGATGCGCCTCTACGAGCAGTCCCTCGCCATCCAGGAAAGCCTGGGCGATGTGCGCGGCAAGAGCGCCACGCTCCACGCGATGGCCGGCGTGCTGGTGACGCGCGGCGACCTCGACGGGGCGATGCGCCTCTACGAGCAGTCCCTCGCCTCTGATGAAAGCCTGGGCGATGTGCGCGGCACGAGCGCCACGCTCCATAATATGGCACACGTGCTGGAGACGCGCGGCGACCTCGACGGGGCGATGCGCCTCTACGAGCAGTCCCTCGCCATCCAGGAAAGCCTGGGCGATGTGCGCGGCAAGAGCGCCACGCTCCACGCGATGGCCGGCGTGCTGGAGACGCGCGGCGACCTCGACGGGGCGATGCGCCTCTACGAGCAGTCCCTCGCCATCAAGGAAAGCCTGGGCGATGTGCGCGGCACGAGCGCCACGCTCCACCAAATGGCCGGCGTGCTGGTGACGCGCGGCGACCTCGACGGGGCGATGCGCCTCTACGAGCAGTCCCTCGCCATCCAGGAAAGCCTGGGCGATGTGCGCGGCAAGAGCGCCACGCTCCACCAAATGGCCGGCGTGCTGGTGACGCGCGGCGACCTCGACGGGGCGATGCGCCTCTACGAGCAGTCCCTCGCCATCCAGGAAAGCCTGGGCGATGTGCGCGGCAAGAGCGCCACGCTGGTGATGATGGCACAGATACAGTTTGCACGGGGTGATCACGAAACGGCGCTGCGCAATGCGCGCGAGAGCCTGCGCCTGCTTCAGGCGATGGGCGCGGCGCCTGATGCGGCAAAGGTGGCTGAGATTGTTCAGCAAATGGAAGCGGCGCTGGCCGGTGGCGCGTCGCCCCAACCTGCGGCGTTCACCCCTGCCCGGCTGGTCGGTGCGCTCATCGGGGCAGTGGTGCGTGTTCAGCGTGGCCAGATGCCGGCTGCGGATCTGCGGGCCGATCTTGAGCGGCTGTCAGCTGAAGCAACGTTGACGCCAATCACCACCGCGCTGCTGGCGGCGCTTGATGGCGCTGCCGATGCCGCGGCGACGCTGCTGGTCGCTGCTGAGCCGCTGCTGGCTCAGGGCGCCGCCGCTGAACGCGCCGATGCGCTGGCGGGCATCGGCAACCTGGCGGCGCTGCTCGATGACCACGCAACGGAATTGCGCGCGCGTGAAGCGGCCGTGGCGGCCTTCCGCGCGGCGGGTGACGACCGGCAATCCCTGGTGAACCTGAGCATTGCGCTGTACAATCTGGCGATGCTGTATGCCCGTCAGGGCAACCATGCCGCAGCCGTGCCCTTGCTCGAAGAGGTCGTTGCCCTTGACGAGCGCACCGGTCACCCTGATCTGGCGAGCGACCGGGCGAAACTGGAAGAGATGCGCCGGCACGCTGCCGGTCTGCCGGAGGTATCGCTGGTTGATGTTATCGCCGAATGGCGCGATGGGGACCGCGATCACGAGCAATTTGTGAACCTGCTCAACCTGGTCTGCAACCTGTATGTCCAGACGATGAGCGATGGCAGCAGCGATCAGCGTGAGCGGCTGGCGGAGGATCTGGCGCACCTGCGGGCGATCCGTCCCCTGCCCGTCGCCGGGGCGAACGACTTCCTGGCGGTGCTTCAGCTCCGTCTGCGCGATGAACCGGGGATGACAGAACGGGCGGCGCGGATCGCGGCGACACTCCCGGCGCAACTGGCGCAGGCGCTGGCTATGATGGATCAGGCGATCAGCGGTGAACCTGTCGCGCCGCCAGCGGATAGCGATGAGCAGGAGGCTGCGGCAGCGATGGCGGCGATGTTGAGCGGCCTGCCGCCGGAGCAGCGCGCCGAACTCCAGATACTGGCACAGGTGGTGCCGCTGGTGCTGCATGGCATCGGTCTGCTCCGGCAACCTGATCTCACCGCCGCCGAACGCGGGCGGTTCGCGGAGGTTCTTGAACAGGCGGCGAGCCAGGCTGAAACCGGCGAAACGGCCGGTTCACCCTGGCTGGCGGCGGCGGGTGTCCTGCGCCAGGTCGCGGGCTGGTTGAAGGGCGCCCCTGCCGCGCCTGATACCCTGCCTGAGCCGTACCGGAGCCTGGTGATGCGGATGCTGGAGGGCGCTGGCGATGAGTAA